The Bombus terrestris unplaced genomic scaffold, iyBomTerr1.2, whole genome shotgun sequence sequence aattggcttttatacagaacgactttaatcttttcaaggaaatacctatagagtgtgacgatctatgattttaaatagagaggtatatctgaaaagaggtggatgtaaaacgtagcatataaaacgtagatcaaatctttattcaaggattttttctcttcgcagagaatcaggttttcaagaacgatcgaatatgtatgtactcgatttacacgtgaagttgtcattaaaaatattgttgcgtttaaaaagataaatattgatttaaatttaacgaaattgttagtccaattgttttaagcttaaagatatgtaggtgtcacatttatatattgaaaatctgggagcggcattaattaacaaatctagtcacgcgcacacgtactttaaaaccatgcttgaaaatcgatattcccTGAAACAATGCATCGTTCTGCgcttccaatttattttcgcacgaagaatcagtccattcatcgttgccgtcaccatcgctactgtaatctatattactcgaataaattctatatcttgattggaaaatcgcatattttaacgaactttctgtgtgtgtgtgtgtgtgtttttttttttttttttttttaatgattttaattggcaatttccgaaattgaactatagcttgagaataaaccgataatatttgagagtatatatacatacatacatcatgtttttgatgggttttgtagtaaaataattgtagaaaaagcaaactttttaagaaaaaattaccatattcgagtaataaattatagaaaattaccaatgtaatttaaaacttaaaaagaagaatctattacacgtaataaagagaaggactTGTTCACGAACGGCAATTCAACAAATACAGTCGTTGCAGAAACATAGTTTTACAAGGGAGAAGAATCTCTCTAGGAACTCGACGATATCACGCCaagcgaaaattcaataaagtgattactaaccgtattaccagcggcaatcgtgttacggcaattcgtaaataagttagtcgtctatttggagaaacgtcgctggcaatatcgtcacattttaattacgtcagcgctatcaattggtcttggaagaaagttttccattatgtacttttgcccacggcgtcgttccaacaaatgaatccgagttttgaatcgctttctcttatatcacgaatttgtaacggtgtttcttcaaactttaaacgattgtaatgaatgcctttgcgtacaaagactgatacctggtttgactagaagcttcagctaattagtgccccagttaatttggatgttcactaccacgccacttaagaagtggcttcgtgtccgagcggatttcccccaggtaaaaaaaaaaagaaaaagaaaaagaaaaagaaaaaaaatagttaatttggatgttataaaatgttatataacttatcTAGAAGAACTTATCTTCTACTTGGTAGTCGCATAAGAGAAGACCGAGCCATTGAATCGCTCAAATAGATCAGCTGATTCGCTTAACGTATTTTTACTTCCGATGACGTAAACAAGAgcagaaagtacacaagtaataatacagaaatgtcaaatgtacagaggaatagatttcgttaaatcattagcacgtaacatttccttataattctatttgtgcatagcaaaatagcttgtgtgctttcatgaattataattgatatttagaagctttcatgtaggtagatatataactcgtgttaattagtaatttaacaatacatcatgacaacatatcattttcgtttcttcgtttatctcgTTATGCGCGTAAACGAATGTGTAAATAAAGACATATAATCAACGATAACATGTAGTGGCAAGCATGATAATTATCGACAAAGGAGAATATTGGTGAAATGATTGTGGTGATTTCACTCGGTGTATCggtaaataaactttgatagacATTGCCGGTGAATTCGCTGCCGGTGAAATCGTGTCGATGAaataattgtcagtgatttaAAGATAACCCAATTTATTGATCTCCCCTTCATAGAGTTGTACGTCTCTCTATAAAACATTTAGCTTAGTCACACTAAACTGAACTGGACTGGACTGCAAGTAAGaagattgaaatgcaaaattcacgtgtgagatggaaagttcgataaggcgattatgtatattaacccgaaagaaagctcatggctttgcaacgcgttacacgcaacacggaatttccctcgctgaaataatcctattacaacgatacgattttccttaacagatctcgcaatgtaattctccctctacaactttttattaggtttgaaacacgagagtttcgaagctctgcaaagtctcgcgaatctagaaatcgagtttcaacgtattttcgcttcttattttatagctGTTAATAGTTATTATCTCACTCTGCACGTACATCAAACGAGTACTTATGTAAATCCAAAGGAAACGGAAACAACCGAGAATAATTGAGGATAATTCGAATACGTACCAGGCGGCAATACAATTTCTCGCGATTAGTAAAGTGtttcgcaaagaaaaaaaaagaaggaaaattgtatcggagaaataggggaaaaacggtggcgtacatcaagcaatctttatggctgtaatacatttattattcatttatgttcattttctatcgcgtaaCAGACGTTGAAATAACTGGCAGAACGAGCATATAAATCTTGTATCGCTCGACCTGACTTCtcccgatggaaaaatattcaccagcctgggatcgtgcatcgctaattactccgttctacttttcgaacgcgtttccatccatacagaaaagcaagaaggcaaaccctatcgcacagtcatgaagagatgcaaaagcaagaaaccaagcaacgacatgccgatcgacatggtggaagcagtcctacagaggctattcaccatgggacacggaccctctcattacgagggccgcgaaaaggcagagaccgaagaagaagaagaagacatcagcttcagcgtcgtcatcggcgaaggcgatgtcgtcgatgccgccggaagaatgaacaccaagaaggctgcaggagtcgatggaagactcctggactgctggaagcaggagctggaagcaagctggaaccagactgctggaagacggccagagtaatactgctaaggaagccgggaaaggatcgcgtaccggccgataagcatactcccagccatgagcaagatctgggaaaaatgctttaagaagatcatcgagagatgcatcggaacggacccgttccatcggaggcagtatgggttcagaaagaagaattagcttagcgaataccgataagaacaggaagaagctgaaacgggcacaacgaacggccctgtgcataacaacgacggcataccgtaccatctcccacgcggcactttgcgcgttgaccgggaatctcccgatctacataaagataaagatgctcggagagacttacgagaggaacaagatccataagaCCAGGATCGGCGCGGATGACGGCAACGAGCTGAAAGCGCAGGGAaatggaggaactggaggcgcaaggaaattaataccgagtgcgctgctatttacaaaaaagaagatggacatcgatcatcacaccatgcagctgttaaccgggtatgggagtgtggcggcactcgacaagccaaataccaccactcgacactaactagtgtcggacgacggcagcgacatctacagcccccagtgacaattacagcggaccaggcccaactactacaactatcacgcacgtccaataaatatataacgcacaCACGGCCACCTCTACAGGAGTTTTGGTGTCTATAGAAAGAGGATTGGCAAgagcagcgacagcaactgtctcgactgtggagaccctaacgacgatgcagagcacgccctgttCACGTGCCCGAAGTGAACGGACAGAAGGATTGAGCTGGAGgacgctcttggcgagaagatagacgtggacaatctgatcgccacggtgaccgccaagaacgagagctgggataaattcaggcaatttcgcaagaccgtcatgtctcacaggagggtgacaacgAAGGCCTTGaaggaggcaaggaggagaacgagagcaacaacaactactcggagcagtgaaggcagagatacaagacaacaaagaaccacagaaggagatcagcccagtattccGAACTAGCTGAGAAGATGACGAGAGcaatacagaatatacagaataactgcccgaagaagaagatacaacggggcatgaaaggacaacctgatgactgccgacaggttttaccggggttgtctgtcctcaaagcaaaggaaaaaggaggaggggtttttagtgggtatggcaacaacatccgcccgagtcccacataacccagtgatccgcatcactgggtatgcgtaacagcattttcccctcctcacgcaaaaaaaaaaaaaaaaaaaaaaaaaaaaagctatacactctatcaattttaagttgataatttcgttattatataatttttcttagtctATACTGAATCCAGGAAGAAGAACTTTCATCCAATTACATACTTCattaattcatgaattatattcgttaccgtacgtacaaaaagaaagttgactgatataaaaattcaaaggatagAACTTCTAAGCTCGCGATTGGAAACAGATTCAGTTCAATGGTTTAATTTgccatttaattgaattctctgGCAATTTCAGCGAACTGTGGGCTTTAAAAGTGTCCCGCATTCAAACGTAAGACTTCTCCTccacctttccctttctttcaattccaacctcaagtaattgacctattaattcgacgatatatttacatgctCGCAAGGGATTCAAACAACTTCGTTTAACTGCGTTAAATTCGCAATTATAACCAACACGAATGTCTCAATCAATGTGCAgctcgaaacaaataaaagataattaacttttcaatataacgattgatatgtttgatgaagaaaaatttatgaatttttaaaaacgtctcctagtacatttagcatttttatgataaaaacttagaacacacacgcacacatatactattccatgaAATGATTTACACAGCTATGAGTCTAATCCTATGATATTATAAAGGGATGAACGaacttttcctaataaatataactttatacaaaatcttgtttaaaaaaattagttttttattctcattaaattaatttaatatcagaatatataattttagtcgttatcaaaattttatgtcaaatgcgttcatagatacatatataaataaatgtctaatcctatgtatttatttcaactgaaatcttaacttaaatatttattaacaatattctgacgaatatgcaatgaaagataaaaacaactttatttttcttatagaatGTCTCATGCTTCTTACTCATTTTATGTTTCTCGTTGTCAATGCGTAACTACTTATCAGCCGCATGAATGCTAAGTTTTACTactgagaaacgaagagacataTAGATGCAAATATACGCTACCTCGCGTGAAAAAAACATCAGATACATTAACCAGAAGGAATAtccgatacatataaaattcatagcgtagttatttatacatacggaataattctttctgtatgaaatattctttcttctgaattcttattataaatgtatgtccatttcctaccttaaaatgtctctcctttgaaaaactccatttaaatataacgattaacaaaatattaccaataaaaatattaaaacgagatgCTGAAATAACCTTTTAATGAAGCACAaatgattatttcaactttaattctgttaaatttgaattgaatcatttataaaccgaacaggtgtataaaattttattgcgtaaaaatcgtgaagctgaaaattaggaacgaataacgaatgagtaacctagtttcattaaaaggtacgtgtacgccgatccgcgtaacaacttcgacactccaattattataaagcatgtatccttcagagattttttgcgcgaacgcaagataccttttacacgtgcaactgaataagtggaacgtgattttcaatatttcttcttgtagaacctgtaacaacgtaactgtttcacgaatattttccctgacacttttacaacgatgcgtagaaatctccttttctaattaataatttcagcatttctctgaacagtttcgttgcgattaaaaaatatacaaagcttacgacgtgcttgtttaaaaatatttatatggaacaagatttcgaatttgtcacatcaatcgcgatctcagcaggtgtaaattaattcgttctaatGAACGAATAAATTGAACGGCTCGTGACAAAAATTATCCCTGTCCATGTTTGTCTTCCTAAAACTAATTCAAGGCGAGTTAAATGAATCGCTGTGTACCCTATTCGCGCAGCATGTGTTTTAACGACCAGCATGCAAGCGTTAACGGTGTACTTTAGTTTCTCATGGTTGTGTTAAGCTGGTTGCTCTTAGAATGAGCATATACTTACCAAAGGAGGTGAACAGAAGATAGCCTGGCACCATTTTGGCTCCGAATGGTAACAGAAGCATTGACTGCAAATCGAAGGTCCCGGCACATACATCATTCCATGCGAGACAACTTTTCCTTCGAGATCAGTACAGTGTTTTCCTAAAGCCGCTGAAAACGATTACCAGCGTCAATATCTTTGCCACTCGACAATCGTACGCGCAGTTACGCTAACCGTTTTAACGCCACGCAGCGTGATCGCTCTATTCGCGTACGGTGGTAAATTGTGCCACGATGTATGGTCACGATCATTAATTCGCAACGCGCTCAAGCGTGCTCGTCGCGAGTCATAtcagagtttcctctcgtaattacttgtttttcaaataatcataaaccaaataaaaaaaaaaaaaccaatataaaaaattacctctTGAATCGGAAAACCAAATCCTGCATTATAGAATGTTATCACGCAAACGAAACGCAGAGCATAAATGAAGCGCGAGCACGTCGAACggtatatttcgatgaaaaaaacaggatgaaaaagggcagcgcgatcgcgtcgatcggtactcctggcaaataaataaacgaagcgctatcgcgctgcatagcacaaaccgataCGGAGTCTTGAAACATCCGACACTAAAACGGTTAATAACATTACGAAAACGACCGTACcaggaaatttttgttcaacggATCCGCATTGCGGCTATCACGATGCTTCTTCGTTGCATCGATGCTTCATCGATGAGATTAAAGCACCGTTGAAATAGGTTATTCGATTTCTTACATGGGGAAAAActttttatatcgtgtttgctGTTTTACTTCGCAAGTGTGCTTCACAGTATACGTTAGAACTCCAAGTCGAGCTATCCGAGTTAAAGTCTCTTGAAACTTAAAACGGCGCTTAAAGGATATAGGTATAACAGAaggttcgtttaaaattcaaaagtgtatatacgtacatatacatttgaataaaaatagcggATAATCTCAAGTAAAAAAGTAGGTTCGTGTTAGTAAAATGGTTTCAAAATACTTGTCAAAAGTCAAACGACTTGACTAATTAAGAATGGATGTAAGAGATTGAAAGCAAAGGGCATCTAAGAGTATCAATTAAGTAACAAACTCACGGTGACAAAGAGGTTTTCACTCGATCGAATTCAAATAAAACGGTTAATTTGAGCGAAACTTTAGGTACACGAGAAGCGACACGCGTCCTCAAGGACTACGAAGGTTCTActcgaacgaatgaaaacttttctctgGCCCGGTGTGTATACACAAGACGTGCGAATTTAAAGTGCagattgtattaattgaaataattgcttggtttgatcaaattaatcgttttaagCTGAAATGACGAAGGTCATCCAAGTAATTGATGTCCactgtaattatttgttaatcgcGCGTGGAATCGGAACGATTCGACCTCGTTCCAACGCGAATCGTTACTAAGGCAGAGACGGCAATTAATaattgtcgcgtcatttgttcgATCGTGTTCACAAATTCAAATACGGCTGAGTGGCGGAAACCATTTATAACACGTCCCGTACCGCGTAGGTCGTATACATATCTCAGGATGAATTTTTCGTACTTCGCCGCATATATTCTCCATGTTAGAcataccataaaatatttcgtgcaatcgcgtattcctgtctaatgtcaggaattctctttccataggtctgcgttttccatattatctattttgcttatcagtaaacattcttacaatttgtgattaatactgtacgtacaagaacgttaagtttttgacgttgtaatatttcacatgaaataataatggctgtatatcgactaacttattaattaattaaattcgtgtatatcaaatttcctatcatttaatactttcgtgtaactacagggatttgatactatgaaatgaaatataaaacttggtaaaaaaacgcgcttcgttaggaaatgagggtaatgatgcaaatatttttcgtagccattatatagaatttcgatggtataattaatcagtatcaaCTTACCAGCCCCTAACGGGAAGATAGTGACGAAAATAGTCTGCAAACAGATGATCGTGGCAAGTATTTTCGCATACAAGTCCTTCATGGTTGTAAAGGATCAGGAAATTTGTTGCTGTAGAATGGGAAAATCAGGTGTTTTAATATAAGTTGTGCGGGCACTGGAGTGCGTAGACCAGAAATATCTgcgacaaaaatcagaatacatttgttttcacatgATTGGATCAATTTTGTGTAAGACTAAGCTGATTGAACCTAACACGGGATAATTGTCCAACTTACGACCTTAACAAGCCCGCTTGATTCCCTATAAGTGCTTGAAATTGATGCTTGTATTCTTTCCAGATTAACAAGCTTTGctcccccccccctccctcTCTATTTCCTTAGATCGAGTTAGACTGCCACAAcatattatctttcttcttttcttttcttttctttcgatcttttaaaGCCTTAAATCGTTGGTTATTATAGTGTATACATTCGATTACTCTGTAAGTCGTAAGtacatgttttacgttatttttcattttccagctaaattccacaaaaacaagaaatatacttccaaCGTGTTTTCACATGTCTCTAGCAAAGATCTCAAAAACAAGTTGCGGCGCAATTTAAAACGACAAATAGCACCGTGTGTCTCGTTGTGGCAACGCACGGTTCGTCAGCTTTTTAAAAGCGCTCTCTGtctgcttttttctctcttcaccgCCTATTCGTTTTTTCTTAACGAGTGAAACCGTTTTTACGAGGACGGGAGCACAGAAATGACGTACTGGCAATTCTGTTTCGTGATGACACAAGCAGCCCGGTTTCAGTGAATTAAACCTGGCCCCAAGCTTCCAATTAtctctcccttcctttcctttatttttcccttcTATATCGAATTTCaggttttctaaatttccattacaatcaactatggcttttctctattttacaTGTTAGCCGATGATTCATGGCAAAAGCAtcggctgtaaaaatatttggagttgcaacagcaacaagtgtgttttctcaaacagaaaatattggaagcgtactcgttggcaaaacagttcacggatagttcgtcctctgcttgttatttgtttcaataccgttagcaaataaattcatgaaacatagtggtatcgcataaattgaaaa is a genomic window containing:
- the LOC125387072 gene encoding uncharacterized protein LOC125387072 — encoded protein: MKDLYAKILATIICLQTIFVTIFPLGAAALGKHCTDLEGKVVSHGMMYVPGPSICSQCFCYHSEPKWCQAIFCSPPLSCKKFRIGRRCCEFQCVDEVDTGYWFGSDVVIVNRSSKLEKHSVLWMLSLVIVIVVF